A genomic window from Neoarius graeffei isolate fNeoGra1 chromosome 5, fNeoGra1.pri, whole genome shotgun sequence includes:
- the adar gene encoding double-stranded RNA-specific adenosine deaminase produces MSRGRGGHSKEYQQFSLPSDQSKSSQGFFSQNFPAHPRTPQAPNPNASLGRFQHPPPYSSTGPPGASPSGPILPPNPFSSPLPRPSRVQVQRSQSNRGACGDEAADFRQQQILFLRGQSAEAPAFVPLQSERLSSSPQLPPRYYSSSEPSSYARRGGYNRGRPGWEKGINTRYHPGPKAGWEQQHLRSQNNQYPCDGRVDSDAASLSSAFRALSLENSSSGSSRSTASRSVPSGRYFLQLTPEIQKQVLSSLASLQPGETIQARVLAKRFRLPKKIINQALYALSNLNQAEKVEGTPPLWRLCRKGDAESSHGRTQFRSKTDKFAHPTFIKQNQGNSEEVKPSSNVTSATSTTTEANSDSSEESEDSEKESSSEVLNSDQTVARFSSTEKESGLSTTMEAKDTKEQILQFLHESGQANALMIAKNLGLRNAKQVNSTLYAMEKHGDLRKLTSGSMSPAWELSTHQREKMDRQRKAAVAVESELCGTPGPVNAAQTTSQMLCGSGLLEEVNWEDLPTSQTCDKDSTFGNGMLEKQSHSDMDSTVEKIPSDDNDLMSVQYSSHDASCFQADDKNGGHSEWASDDIPEFLNTIRSEVAVSLAAPLPPAQDMETSKLQKLRLALSKNPVSGLMEYAQYLGYNCEFLLLEQSGPSHNPRFRMQVMLDGRRFPPAEASNKKVAKKVAAAETLRALYKELEGATSGEDDSEQPAVPLAELNDYAEDSFENLEETPKALARSLPGGKNPVSVLMEHSQRSGHAIEFISTGQEGPAHDPRFMFQVKVGDSLYPEASAPSKKTARQLAAEEAVKALIAEGHLQLNKPQHMFCPLGEGDLPPAMPPCPSLPPLTAAELQAAHEAGVGDLINHLNNNAVSGLLEYARSRGFAAEIRLVGQSGPAHEPRFTYQAKLGGRWFPAVCASNKKQGKQEAADAALRVLIGEAEKAARTGELTAELPVSGSTVHDQFAMLSHQRFNALTARIQHSLLGRKILATIIMKRGADSLGTVVSLGTGNRCVKGEELSLKGDTVNDCHAEIISRRGFIRFLYNELMKHWESPGEDNIFQVAEDGLLKIKDDITFHLYISTAPCGDGALFDKSCSELAEVTGSDHMPLFENVKQGKLRTKVENGEGTIPVESSAIVPTWDGIQHGERLRTMSCSDKILRWNVLGLQGALLSHFIHPVYLQSITLGYLYNHGHLTRAVCCRLARDGSQLTNSLPPHFTLRHPEVGRVSVYDSTRHTGKTKESSVNWSLPDKLKVEVLDGTKGKVDGPKLEVSRVSKSNLFRLFREVCRQAGRSDLLALTSYAHTKMAATSYQVAKEQFFKALGQLGYGTWIGRPQEEKSFEAGETEAQSFLTAP; encoded by the exons ATGAGCAGAGGTAGAGGTGGGCACTCCAAAGAGTACCAGCAATTCTCCCTCCCATCCGACCAGAGCAAATCCAGTCAAGGATTCTTCTCACAAAATTTCCCAGCTCACCCCAGAACCCCTCAGGCCCCAAATCCCAACGCTAGCTTGGGCAGGTTCCAGCATCCCCCTCCTTATTCATCCACTGGCCCTCCTGGAGCTTCTCCCAGTGGTCCTATTCTGCCTCCAAATCCTTTTTCATCTCCGTTGCCTAGACCTTCCCGAGTGCAAGTTCAGAGGTCCCAGTCAAATAGAGGAGCTTGTGGTGACGAAGCAGCAGACTTTCGCCAGCAGCAAATTCTGTTCCTTAGAGGGCAGAGTGCTGAGGCACCTGCGTTTGTGCCACTCCAGTCCGAACGCCTCAGCAGTTCTCCCCAGCTTCCGCCAAGATATTATAGTTCCTCAGAGCCTAGCAGCTACGCAAGAAGAGGTGGTTATAATCGAGGCAGGCCAGGTTGGGAGAAAGGGATTAATACCAGGTACCATCCTGGACCTAAGGCTGGCTGGGAGCAACAGCACTTAAGAAGCCAGAACAATCAGTATCCGTGTGACGGCCGGGTGGACAGTGACGCCGCTTCACTGTCCTCAGCCTTTCGTGCTCTGTCACTAGAGAACTCGTCCTCTGGTAGTTCTAGGAGTACGGCTTCCCGTTCAGTTCCCTCAGGTAGATATTTCTTGCAGCTGACCCCTGAAATCCAAAAGCAGGTCCTCAGTTCTTTGGCCTCATTGCAGCCAGGTGAAACCATccaggccagggtcttggcaaaaAGGTTTCGATTGCCTAAGAAGATTATTAACCAGGCACTGTACGCTTTATCCAACTTAAACCAAGCAGAGAAGGTAGAagggactccacctctctggcgaCTGTGTAGAAAAGGTGACGCTGAATCCTCCCACGGGAGAACCCAGTTTAGATCAAAAACTGATAAGTTTGCTCACCCTACATTTATAAAACAAAACCAGGGTAATAGTGAGGAGGTAAAACCATCCAGCAACGTGACCAGTGCAACATCAACCACTACAGAGGCCAATAGTGATTCCAGTGAGGAATCTGAAGACTCTGAAAAAGAAAGTTCCTCTGAAGTTCTGAACTCTGACCAGACTGTAGCTAGATTTTCATCCACGGAAAAGGAATCGGGTCTTTCCACAACTATGGAAGCAAAGGACACCAAGGAGCAGATCCTGCAGTTCCTTCATGAGTCTGGCCAAGCCAATGCATTGATGATTGCCAAAAATCTGGGCTTGCGAAATGCCAAGCAGGTTAATTCTACACTATATGCCATGGAAAAGCACGGCGATCTTAGGAAGTTGACCTCAGGAAGTATGTCACCTGCTTGGGAGCTGTCTACTCACCAGCGTGAGAAGATGGACCGACAACGGAAAGCAGCTGTCGCTGTCGAGTCAGAGCTTTGTGGAACACCAGGCCCAGTGAATGCTGCACAGACAACCTCACAGATGTTGTGTGGATCTGGGTTGTTGGAAGAAGTGAACTGGGAGGACCTCCCAACAAGTCAGACATGTGACAAAGACAGCACATTTGGGAATGGAATGCTTGAAAAGCAGTCACATTCTGATATGGATTCTACAGTTGAAAAAATTCCCTCAGATGACAACGACCTCATGTCTGTCCAGTACTCCTCCCATGATGCTTCATGTTTCCAGGCTGATGACAAGAATGGGGGGCACTCCGAGTGGGCGTCAGACGATATCCCAGAATTCCTGAACACAATCCGATCAGAGGTGGCCGTGTCCCTGGCAGCACCTCTTCCTCCCGCCCAGGATATGGAGACCAGCAAACTGCAGAAGCTAAGACTAGCACTCAGCAAGAACCCTGTCAGTGGCCTGATGGAGTATGCACAGTACCTTGGCTACAACTGCGAGTTCCTCCTACTTGAACAGTCAGGACCCTCACATAATCCCAG GTTTCGTATGCAAGTGATGCTCGATGGACGTCGGTTCCCACCAGCTGAAGCCTCAAACAAGAAAGTTGCAAAGAAGGTTGCAGCGGCAGAGACCCTTCGGGCTCTCTACAAAGAGCTGGAGGGAGCTACGAGTGGGGAGGATGACTCCGAGCAGCCTGCAGTACCATTAGCAGAGCTGAATGATTATGCTGAGGATTCATTT GAGAATTTGGAGGAGACCCCAAAGGCCTTGGCTCGCTCCCTTCCAGGTGGCAAGAACCCTGTTTCTGTTCTAATGGAGCACAGCCAACGTAGTGGCCACGCCATTGAGTTCATCAGTACTGGGCAGGAGGGTCCGGCGCATGACCCACG CTTCATGTTCCAAGTAAAGGTTGGGGACAGTCTTTACCCAGAGGCATCAGCACCCAGTAAGAAGACAGCACGGCAACTGGCAGCGGAGGAAGCTGTGAAGGCTCTTATAGCAGAAGGTCACCTGCAGCTCAACAAG CCGCAGCACATGTTTTGTCCACTTGGCGAGGGTGATTTGCCCCCAGCAATGCCCCCATGCCCGTCACTGCCCCCACTGACAGCAGCTGAGCTCCAGGCAGCACATGAGGCTGGGGTAGGTGACCTGATCAACCACCTAAATAACAATGCTGTGTCGGGCCTGCTGGAGTATGCACGCTCGCGAGGCTTTGCTGCTGAGATCCGTCTAGTGGGCCAGTCAGGACCCGCACATGAGCCacg CTTTACCTATCAGGCTAAGCTGGGAGGTCGCTGGTTTCCTGCCGTGTGTGCCAGCAATAAAAAGCAGGGCAAGCAGGAAGCAGCCGATGCAGCTCTCCGAGTGTTGATAGGAGAGGCAGAAAAGGCGGCACGTACCGGGGAGCTCACGGCAGAG TTGCCAGTGTCGGGTAGCACAGTGCACGACCAGTTTGCCATGCTGAGTCACCAGCGTTTCAATGCACTCACTGCTCGCATTCAGCACAGCCTTTTGGGTAGGAAAATCCTTGCCACGATCATCATGAAGAGAGGTGCTGACAGCCTCGGCACAGTCGTCAGCCTTGGGACAG GAAATCGCTGTGTTAAAGGAGAGGAACTGAGTCTTAAAGGTGATACCGTTAACGACTGCCATGCTGAAATCATTTCCAGAAGAGGCTTCATCCG CTTTTTGTACAATGAGTTGATGAAGCACTGGGAAAGTCCTGGAGAGGACAACATATTTCAGGTTGCGGAGGATGGTTTGCTCAAGATCAAAGATGATATCACATTCCATCTGTACATCAG CACTGCTCCATGTGGGGATGGTGCACTTTTCGATAAATCGTGCAGTGAGTTAGCGGAGGTCACCGGATCGGATCACATGCCCCTGTTTGAGAATGTTAAACAGGGCAAGCTCAGGACCAAAGTGGAAAACG GTGAGGGTACCATCCCAGTGGAGTCAAGTGCCATTGTGCCCACTTGGGATGGCATCCAACATGGCGAGCGCCTCAGAACCATGAGCTGCAGCGACAAGATCCTGCGCTGGAATGTGCTGGGCCTGCAGGGGGCTCTGCTCAGCCACTTCATACACCCTGTGTACCTTCAGTCCATCACCTTGG ggtacCTGTACAACCATGGTCATTTGACTCGAGCTGTGTGTTGCCGGTTGGCTAGAGATGGCAGCCAGTTAACTAACAGTTTGCCTCCTCACTTTACACTTCGCCAccctgag GTTGGCAGAGTGAGTGTGTATGACTCAACACGTCACACGGGAAAGACCAAGGAGTCCAGTGTGAACTGGAGCCTGCCAGACAAGCTCAAAGTGGAGGTACTTGATGGCACCAAGGGCAAAGTGGATGG TCCAAAGCTAGAGGTGTCCCGCGTCTCCAAGTCCAACCTGTTCCGTCTTTTCCGGGAAGTGTGCAGGCAGGCCGGCCGGAGCGACCTGTTGGCGCTGACCTCTTACGCCCataccaagatggccgccacttctTACCAGGTGGCCAAGGAGCAGTTCTTTAAGGCTCTGGGCCAGCTGGGTTACGGAACCTGGATTGGCAGACCACAGGAGGAGAAGAGCTTTGAAGCGGGGGAAACTGAAGCTCAGAGCTTCCTTACAGCTCCGTAA